Below is a window of Fibrobacter sp. UWB10 DNA.
ACCAGCCGCTCTTGCGGTAGAGTTCGTCTATCCTTGCGCTAGTGAGCGTTGCGACCAGGTGGATCTGGGCGGACTCCTCGTCGTCGAAGGGGTGCGCCCCGCGTTCGCAGGTGATTACCGCGATGGTCTCTTCGCCCCGCCTTACCGGGACCGAGAGCATTTGCCCCACGCCGTAAGTCTTGCTGTAGTACTCGTGGATTCGGGTGGCGAGCGGGGTGCCGCCGTCTGGGGGTGGGTAGGCTATGCTGGCGTCCTGTTCGTAGGCCTCTTCCATGGCGCACTCCAGGTCGCGCACCACCTGCATCTTGCCCTCGAAATGGTCGGTGTGGCTTATGGCCGCGAGCACCACGTAGTCGTGCTTGACCATGCCGATGCTCACCCTTTCGGCGTGGTGGCGGTCGGCGATTTCGCCCGCGAGTGCGAGTGCCGCCGTCTTGAAAGTCTTCGCCTCGCCGACAACCCGCACGATGTCCAGGACTTCGTTCATCTGCCCGATCTTGGAACTGGTTGTGCGCAACGCGTTCTGCAGCGCCTTGATGATGGCGCCCTGGTCGAACTGCGGCTTTTCCTGTTTTTCTGCGGTCATTGGCTGTCGGTTAGGGTGTTTGGGTGGTAATAATAGTAAAACGAATTTGTGTTACGAAAATAGGTTGCCAGAATTTTTTTTGATTTCTGTTGTAATTACGGCCAATCTTTTTTCCGTATTGCCTTTTTCGCCTTTTTTTAGTTCATTACCATCAATGTCTGTTTTTATCATGAAGTTGATGTTTCGGGGAGATAAGTGAATTGATTTAATGATTATCAAATCGGGACGGTACGTCTTTTTGACAAGTTCAAGAGCTAAAAGAGCTTTTTGACCGAATGCAATTGCATATTTTGTTGTTAAAAGATCCCTGTTAAGGCGTGCAATATTGTTTGAATCTACGATTTCTTCATTGCTTGCTTCACTCCGCTCTGTTTTGCGTTTGTATTCAATTTTATCCCAAGCGTTGGTTATTCCGACTAAAGATCGTTTGAGGCGAAATCCTTGAAAGTGTAAATGTTTAAGAATAAAGTCTAGCGCTTTGCCTGTTTTACCAGCACAGGGCAGTCCCTTTTTCTCTTCAAGCCGACCAGGACAGGAGAATACGGCTGTGATTGCTGTAGAACTGTTCAAATTTTCGAAATAGGGATGATGTTTCATTTCCATTCCTTTTAAGACAGATTAGGGGCTAGTTTACTAGCCCCTATATTTTATTTCAATAGTTCTGCGATGATTCTTGCCTGAACATCGGGATTCATTTCGATGTACATGGTGCCACCGCGCATGAAATCGTATTTGTCCTGAAGTCGGCCAAGCCATAGCCAGTTACTTTGCCTTGTTGCGTGAAATTTCCAGGCAACTTCCCTTGCGTAGCCAAGATTATCGGTCTCGCTAGGTTGCAGTATCTTAGAAGATGTTACGAAGCCGATGGCCTTGATATAAAGTCCTGCCTTGGGACTGAACGACTTAAGGAAGACGATATCCCCTATATTTATCTGGCGAAGCATTTCGTGAAACGCCGGAGCGTCCTTGCTGTCCCAGCCAATACAAGCGATGCCTTTGCTGATGAAGGTTGATGTGTGGTCTTCTGTGCCGCTAGAATATGCGGCTCCAATACCATAAAACATATTTTACCTCTCTAATAAATTTAGGTATAGGATTCTGTTAATGGAGTGTGCCCTGTTCCACAATTTCGTGGTATTACAATCAGCTCACTAGCCTATCGCATAATAGAAAAAAACAGGT
It encodes the following:
- a CDS encoding uracil-DNA glycosylase family protein, whose translation is MEMKHHPYFENLNSSTAITAVFSCPGRLEEKKGLPCAGKTGKALDFILKHLHFQGFRLKRSLVGITNAWDKIEYKRKTERSEASNEEIVDSNNIARLNRDLLTTKYAIAFGQKALLALELVKKTYRPDLIIIKSIHLSPRNINFMIKTDIDGNELKKGEKGNTEKRLAVITTEIKKNSGNLFS